In Campylobacter sp. RM16187, the DNA window TCCATAGTCAGCCAAAACGAAATTCGCAACCCAAACAGGCACTTTTTCGCCGCTTAATGGATGGATAACATAAATTCCTAAAAATACGCCGTCTTTTTCTTTGGCTTGACGCTCTCTTGGGCTTTGATTTAGCATAGCTTTTACTTTTTGGCTTGTCTCATCACTTAAATTTCCGCTATCAAGCAGCTTTTTAACTATCTTATGCTCAGGCGCAAGTGCTGTATAACTAACTCCATAAATCGTATCGGGGCGAGTTGTAAAGACTTCAAATCCGTCCGCTTCGCCGCCTAAAAGCGCTTTAGAAGCCTCATCAAGACTAAATTTAAACTCAAGACCAAAGCTCTTGCCGATCCAGTTTTCTTGCATTGTGATTACTTGATTTGGCCACTTATCTTTTAACTTTTCAAGATCGGCCAAAAGCTCCTCGGCATAATCGGTTATCTTTAGATAATACCCCGGCAACTCGCGCTGAATCACGCTATTTCCACATCTCCAGCAGCAGCCATCCTCAACCTGCTCGTTTGCAAGAACGGTTTGATCGTGCTCGCACCAGTTTACTATGGCATTTTTGCGATACACAAGCCCTTTTTCATACATTTTGATGAAAAATTCCTGCTCAAATTTCGTATAAAGCGGATCGGATGTCGCAAATTCTCTATTTTTAGAAAATGAAAAGCCAAGAGATAATAGCTCAGCTCTCATATAATCGATATTTTCATAAGTCCATTTTTTAGGATGAATTTTATGCTGTATAGCCGCATTTTCAGCAGGCATACCAAAACTATCAAAGCCGATAGGATGAAGCACGTTATAGCCTTGTTTACGGTAATATCTTGCCAGCACGTCGCCGATAGAGTAGTTTCTAACGTGACCCATGTGGATACGTCCGCTTGGGTATGGAAACATACTTAAGATATATTTTTTAGGCAGGTTATAATCATTTTTTGGTTCAAATTCTTCGTTTTTCAACCAAATCTCTTGCCATTTTTTCTCAATTTTTAAGGCGTCATACTTCAAATTTTCAGCCATTTTATCTCCTAAAATTCTTCTTGGGTCTTACTTGCTTCAACCAAAACAAGCGAAAGTGAAAAAAAGTTTGCTATAGCAGCGCCGATTGCAAGCGAATAAACAACGGTCATATTTCCCGTGGTTTGAAGCACTACAAACGCAGGTATAAGGTGCAAATCCGCTACAAGAGAGCTGGCAAAAAGCTCGGCTGATAAGACATTTTTAACACCGATTTTAAGCAGTGTAGAGACTAAATTTATACTAGCTGCCACAAACAGCGCTATCTCATTTTTATCATACAAAAAACCCGCCGTAGTCGTTAGACTCATCAACGCAAAAAAGATATAAACAACCTTACCCCAGTTCATAAATCCTCCTTACACCACGCCTTTTTCAAACATAGCTCTATGTCTTTCGCGCTCTTTTTTCGCTTTCATCTTTTCAGCCTCTTTTGCTCTATATTTCTCCACGCTAAATTTAAACCAAAGAAGCATCGGAGAAGCTATGTAGATAGAGCTTAGAGTTCCTCCGACTATGCCTACCAAAAGCACTAAAGAAAAGCCGTGTATCATATCTCCACCATATAAAAATAGTGTTAAAACAACCATTAAAGTAGTTACAGATGTAAGAATAGTTCTTGAAAGAGTCGCGGAGACAGATTCGTTTATAATCATATCAAGAGCCGAATTCTTACTTGTGTTTATGCTCTCTCTAATCCTATCAAAGATAATAATCTTATCATTTAAAGAATAGCCTATGATCGTTAAAACCGCAGCCAAAATATCCAAATTTACATCAATCCTAAATAAGCATATAGCACCTAAGGCTATCACTACATCATACGCTTCGGCAAATATAGCAGCCATCGCAAATCTCCACTCGAACCTAAAGGCAACATAAAGCAAGATACCCAAAAGAGACATGGCTATAGCCATCATTCCTTTTTGTCTAAGCTCGCTTCCTACCTTTGGTCCCACGACATCCACACGGCGAACTTCAAAGCTGCCAGTATCTTTGAGTAATTGAGATACGCTAGAGCCGATATCACTACCCAAATTTGAGCTTGAGCCCGAAAAACGTATAGTAATCTCCTCTTCTGAGCCAAATTCGGTCACAGAGGCGTTTTTTAAAGTCTCATCTTTATACAAAGCCTCTCTAATCTTATCAAGAGGTGCTTTTTTATCATACTTTATCTGGATCAGCGTTCCACCAGAAAAATCAATACCGTAATTTAGCCCTTTGGTAAAAAGCAGAAAGATTGAGCCAAAAAATAAAATAGCAGCTACGGCAAGGGCGATATGACGCTTACCCATAAAATCATAAACATGTGCTTTTGAAAAAATTTGCATTATTACCCTCTCTTGTATCCAAACCAAATTTTGGTATTTCCGCTCTTCTCTATCTTGTCCATTATAGTATCAAACATGCCTCGAGTACCTAAAATAGCAGTTAGCATAGAAGCCGCTATACCTATGCTCATGGTTACGGCAAAACCCTTTACAGGACCCGTGCCGTATGCATACAAAACAACAGAGGTTATAATCGAAGTTAAATTCGCATCCACAATAGCACTCATGGCATTTTCATAGCCCTTTCTCACACTTAAGGCTATACCCTGCCCATCTCTTAAAAACTCCCTTATACGCTCATTTATAATTACATTCGCATCGACAGCCATGCCTACCGTAAGCACTATACCAGCCATTCCAGGCAGGGTCAAGGTAGCTCCAAACATAGCCATAACCGCAACCAGAATAAGGATGTTCGCAACTAAGGCTAAATTTGCCAAAATTCCTGCAAACCCATAATAAGCTATCATAAATAGCACTACAAGAACACCCGCACCTGCGAGAGCCATCATACTTTGATTGATACTATCAGCACCTAGGCTTGGTCCGATACTTCTCTTTTCAAGCATCTTTACCGGAGCTAAAAGCGCGCCGCTTCTAAGCGCAATAGCAAGATCATGAGCCTCTTCTACACTAAATCCTCCACTTATCTGGCCACTTCCACCGCCTATACGCTCATTTATAACAGGTGCCGAATAAACCCTACCGTCAAGCACTATAGCAAGTCTTTTTCCTACATTTGCACCCGTAAAATCTCCAAATATCCTAGCTCCTTCGGCATTTAACGTAAAATTTATAATTGGGGCGTTAGTTCGCTGATCAAAAGCCACTCTAGCATCCGTTAGCATTGAGCCATCAAGCACGGGAATATTTTTTACGGTATATTTCATTTGATCGCTTTTAACATCCGGATAAACGATTACACCATAGCTTTCAGCCTCTGCTGCGCTTAGAGTGTTTGCCTGCAACTGTCTTTTTTCATCAAGCGCCATCAGCTGCAAATGCGCAGCCTTAGCGATCAGCTCTCTTGCACGTTGCTCGTCAGCCTGAGTTTTCACGCCCGGAAGCTCGACTAAGATATTTTCTTTACCCTGCCTCGCGACCGTTGGCTCGGCCAAACCAAACTGATCAAGCCTATTTCTAATAGTCTCAACGGCTTGATTTATCGCATACTCAATCGTATGAGACTGCTCAGTCTCAGTTAGTCTAATAGTGTATTTGAGTCCTTCTTTTTGGACATTAAGCCCCTCAATCTCTTTTAGCATCCCATCTATCTTATTTTGATCATCGTTATCTAAAAGCTCAAAGCTTACATGCTCCTCTTTTATTTTAAAGTTATCTATCAAAATATCTTCTTTGCCCGCATAGTAATTTATACCAGAGGCCACGGATTTGACTTTAGAGTGTATAGCCTCTTGTGTTTCTACACCAAGAAGCATATATAGACCTCCTTGAAGGTCGAGTCCTAAATTTATCTTAGATCCACCATCTGTCTGTAAAAACGAAGGAGCTGAAAAGCCTATGCCAAAAATTAGAGCTATTAGAAAGATAACGAGTCTATATGTTACCTTGGCACTACGCATTTACTTTAGTCTCGATTTTTCTAGCGACAAACTCGCGTCCGATACGCACTATTACATCGTCATTAAGTTTAACTTTGATAAAATCATCTTCCGGTTTGATAACCTCGCAGTAAAGTCCGCCCGAAGTAATAATCTTATCGCCTTTTTGTAGGGCTGCAAGCATCTTTTGATGCTCTTTTTGCTGTTTTTGCTGTGGTCTGATAACCAAAAAGTAAAAAATCGCGAAAAGCACGATCAGAGGTAGTAATGAAGCTAAAAAATTGCCTTCTTGCATTGTATTCCTTAGTGAAAAATTTTTTAATCAAATATTTTAGCACTAAAATTATAAGAAAAGCCTTTTTTAGTGCTTTTTTGATATCAAATTTTATATTTTTTTCGCTTTTTGACTCCGAAGTGCTAAATTTCATCTCGCCATTTCTTGCCATTTTAGGCTTTTATCTGCTATTTCGGTTTGATCGCCATGAGTTTTTTACGACAGGATTTTTCGTAGGAATTTTGTGGTTTTATTGGATCAGCTTTAGCCTTGTTTATTACGGATTTGACTATCTTATCCCGCTTGAAATTTTATTTATCGGCGCAGTCTATGGGCTTATGTTTTTTATCGCTGGCATTCCTGCTCAAATTTGGCTTAAGGCTGTTTTGCTGATTTTAATTTCAAATTTGCATCCGTTTAATTTCAACTGGCTAAATTTTGAGACGATATTTATAGTTGGAATTTTTAAACCGAATTTATA includes these proteins:
- the yajC gene encoding preprotein translocase subunit YajC, which gives rise to MQEGNFLASLLPLIVLFAIFYFLVIRPQQKQQKEHQKMLAALQKGDKIITSGGLYCEVIKPEDDFIKVKLNDDVIVRIGREFVARKIETKVNA
- the secF gene encoding protein translocase subunit SecF codes for the protein MQIFSKAHVYDFMGKRHIALAVAAILFFGSIFLLFTKGLNYGIDFSGGTLIQIKYDKKAPLDKIREALYKDETLKNASVTEFGSEEEITIRFSGSSSNLGSDIGSSVSQLLKDTGSFEVRRVDVVGPKVGSELRQKGMMAIAMSLLGILLYVAFRFEWRFAMAAIFAEAYDVVIALGAICLFRIDVNLDILAAVLTIIGYSLNDKIIIFDRIRESINTSKNSALDMIINESVSATLSRTILTSVTTLMVVLTLFLYGGDMIHGFSLVLLVGIVGGTLSSIYIASPMLLWFKFSVEKYRAKEAEKMKAKKERERHRAMFEKGVV
- the secD gene encoding protein translocase subunit SecD, translating into MRSAKVTYRLVIFLIALIFGIGFSAPSFLQTDGGSKINLGLDLQGGLYMLLGVETQEAIHSKVKSVASGINYYAGKEDILIDNFKIKEEHVSFELLDNDDQNKIDGMLKEIEGLNVQKEGLKYTIRLTETEQSHTIEYAINQAVETIRNRLDQFGLAEPTVARQGKENILVELPGVKTQADEQRARELIAKAAHLQLMALDEKRQLQANTLSAAEAESYGVIVYPDVKSDQMKYTVKNIPVLDGSMLTDARVAFDQRTNAPIINFTLNAEGARIFGDFTGANVGKRLAIVLDGRVYSAPVINERIGGGSGQISGGFSVEEAHDLAIALRSGALLAPVKMLEKRSIGPSLGADSINQSMMALAGAGVLVVLFMIAYYGFAGILANLALVANILILVAVMAMFGATLTLPGMAGIVLTVGMAVDANVIINERIREFLRDGQGIALSVRKGYENAMSAIVDANLTSIITSVVLYAYGTGPVKGFAVTMSIGIAASMLTAILGTRGMFDTIMDKIEKSGNTKIWFGYKRG
- a CDS encoding DUF6394 family protein — protein: MNWGKVVYIFFALMSLTTTAGFLYDKNEIALFVAASINLVSTLLKIGVKNVLSAELFASSLVADLHLIPAFVVLQTTGNMTVVYSLAIGAAIANFFSLSLVLVEASKTQEEF